In a single window of the Rhodamnia argentea isolate NSW1041297 chromosome 2, ASM2092103v1, whole genome shotgun sequence genome:
- the LOC115738117 gene encoding ent-kaurene synthase, chloroplastic isoform X2, protein MTLSHSYNLGLSAPMSEAVPMDFGIKSVKQSSSCVAIALAEGSKERISDMFNKVDLSLSSYDTAWVAMVPSPCSPQSPHFPRSLSWLMNNQSCDGSWGLPDRHPLLIKDALLSTLACVLALKQWGVGERQTTKGLEYIASNSASVTDDRQHTPIGFNILLSGMIEQADCLNLNLPLRPADVDSVSYKRNLEVKRVLSGISGRYLSYVAEGMGSSADWEMIMKYQRKNGSLFNSPSTTAAALTHLQNASCLHYLESVLEKFGDAVPTIYPLEIYARLCMIENLERLGIDRHFRKEIIHVLDDTYRCWLQGEEEIFQDIATTAMAFRILRSHGYDVSSDALSQFAEEDHFCNTLEGYVKDAGCVLELYRASQLIINDDDIILDKINSWTSDFLRKGLHTGEMHANRLKSYLSQEVDDALRFPLHANLERVANRRTIELYNIDSTRVLKCGFRSYNFCNKDFLNLAVNDFNNCQAICQEELKYLARWVKEKRLDKLKFARQKLAYCYFSAAATLSSPLLSEARISWAKNGVLTTVVDDFFDVGGSAEELENLIQLVKKWNVNLSADCCSEQVQILFSALHSTISEIGDKAVTWQGRNVTGHVAQIWLELLESMLVEAEWTRKKAVPTVDEYMANGFVSFALGPIVLPTLYLVGPKLSEKQVESLEYHNLFRLTSTCGRLLNDMQGFKRESKEGKLNAVTLQMLDGSGTSEKEATERVDGIITRKRRELLKLVLQEKESVVPRTCKDLFWNMSTVLHFFYMDDDGFTSDEKTSAVKALLDQPITLNEL, encoded by the exons ATGACACTCTCACACTCCTATAATCTTGGGTTGTCTGCTCCTATgtcag AAGCAGTTCCTATGGACTTTGGAATAAAATCAGTTAAACAATCATCATCATGTGTTGCCATTGCG TTGGCCGAAGGAAGTAAAGAACGAATAAGTGATATGTTTAACAAGGTtgacctctctctttcttcataTGACACTGCTTGGGTGGCTATGGTCCCTTCACCTTGTTCTCCACAAAGCCCCCATTTCCCTAGATCTTTGAGTTGGTTGATGAATAATCAATCATGTGATGGTTCTTGGGGTCTCCCTGATCGGCATCCATTATTAATCAAGGATGCTTTGTTATCGACTTTAGCATGTGTCCTTGCACTTAAGCAGTGGGGAGTTGGTGAAAGACAGACAACCAAAG GCCTTGAATATATCGCTTCGAATTCTGCTTCTGTAACCGATGACAGGCAACATACACCAATTGGATTCAATATTTTACTTTCTGGCATGATTGAGCAGGCTGATTGCCTAAATTTAAACCTTCCCTTGAGACCTGCCGATGTAGATTCTGTGTCTTACAAGAGAAATTTGGAAGTGAAGAG AGTTTTATCAGGGATCAGTGGAAGATACTTGTCTTATGTTGCGGAAGGAATGGGAAGTTCAGCAGACTGGGAAATGATTATGAAGTATCAACGGAAAAATGGGTCGCTATTCAATTCACCATCGACCACAGCTGCTGCTCTAACTCACCTTCAAAATGCCAGTTGTCTACACTACCTTGAATCAGTACTAGAGAAATTTGGTGATGCAG TTCCGACAATCTATCCTTTGGAAATATATGCTCGTCTATGTATGATAGAGAATTTGGAGAGATTGGGCATTGATCGTCATTTCAGGAAGGAAATAATTCACGTATTGGATGACACTTACAG ATGCTGGCTGCAGGGCGAAGAAGAGATATTTCAGGACATTGCCACCACCGCAATGGCATTTAGGATACTGCGATCCCATGGATATGATGTCTCTTCAG ATGCATTAAGTCAATTTGCTGAAGAGGATCATTTTTGCAATACACTTGAAGGATATGTGAAGGATGCTGGCTGTGTCTTGGAATTGTATAGGGCTTCACAGCTGATCATCAATGACGATGACATTATTCTGGATAAAATCAATTCTTGGACCAGTGATTTTCTTAGAAAGGGTTTGCACACTGGTGAAATGCATGCCAATAGACTTAAGAGTTATTTAAGCCAAGAG GTGGATGATGCTCTGAGATTTCCTCTCCATGCAAACCTTGAAAGGGTAGCGAACAGGAGAACTATAGAGCTCTACAACATAGACAGTACGAGAGTTCTAAAATGTGGTTTCCG GTCCTATAATTTTTGCAACAAAGATTTCCTGAATCTGGCAGTGAATGACTTCAACAACTGTCAAGCAATATGCCAAGAAGAACTCAAATATCTGGCAAG ATGGGTCAAAGAGAAAAGGTTAGACAAACTGAAATTTGCCCGACAGAAGCTGGCATATTGTTACTTTTCTGCTGCAGCAACCCTTTCGTCGCCTCTACTATCAGAGGCCCGCATTTCTTGGGCCAAAAATGGTGTCCTCACAACAGTGGTTGATGACTTCTTTGATGTTGGTGGCTCTGCAGAGGAGCTTGAAAATCTTATACAGTTGGTTAAAAA GTGGAATGTTAACTTGAGTGCTGACTGCTGTTCTGAGCAAgttcaaatcctattttcagcACTCCACTCTACTATTTCTGAGATTGGAGACAAAGCAGTGACATGGCAAGGAAGAAACGTGACGGGTCATGTGGCTCAAATT TGGTTAGAATTGCTTGAATCTATGTTGGTGGAGGCTGAGTGGACAAGAAAGAAGGCAGTGCCGACGGTGGATGAATACATGGCAAATGGATTTGTCTCGTTTGCTTTGGGACCTATTGTTCTCCCGACTCTCTACCTTGTTGGTCCTAAACTTTCGGAGAAGCAGGTCGAAAGCCTCGAGTACCACAACTTATTCAGGCTGACGAGCACTTGTGGGCGCCTTCTGAATGATATGCAGGGTTTCAAG AGGGAATCCAAGGAAGGGAAGTTGAATGCGGTGACATTGCAGATGCTTGATGGGAGTGGCACCAGCGAGAAAGAGGCCACGGAGAGGGTCGACGGTATCATCACCCGCAAGAGGAGGGAGCTCTTAAAGTTGGTTTTGCAAGAAAAGGAGAGCGTAGTTCCAAGAACTTGCAAGGATTTATTTTGGAACATGAGCACCGTGTTGCACTTCTTCTACATGGATGATGATGGCTTCACTTCAGATGAAAAGACTAGTGCTGTCAAAGCTCTCCTTGATCAACCGATCACTCTAAATGAACTGTAA
- the LOC115738117 gene encoding ent-kaurene synthase, chloroplastic isoform X1 → MEGMAFMFKYHISITHSSNSGIYSKAVPMDFGIKSVKQSSSCVAIALAEGSKERISDMFNKVDLSLSSYDTAWVAMVPSPCSPQSPHFPRSLSWLMNNQSCDGSWGLPDRHPLLIKDALLSTLACVLALKQWGVGERQTTKGLEYIASNSASVTDDRQHTPIGFNILLSGMIEQADCLNLNLPLRPADVDSVSYKRNLEVKRVLSGISGRYLSYVAEGMGSSADWEMIMKYQRKNGSLFNSPSTTAAALTHLQNASCLHYLESVLEKFGDAVPTIYPLEIYARLCMIENLERLGIDRHFRKEIIHVLDDTYRCWLQGEEEIFQDIATTAMAFRILRSHGYDVSSDALSQFAEEDHFCNTLEGYVKDAGCVLELYRASQLIINDDDIILDKINSWTSDFLRKGLHTGEMHANRLKSYLSQEVDDALRFPLHANLERVANRRTIELYNIDSTRVLKCGFRSYNFCNKDFLNLAVNDFNNCQAICQEELKYLARWVKEKRLDKLKFARQKLAYCYFSAAATLSSPLLSEARISWAKNGVLTTVVDDFFDVGGSAEELENLIQLVKKWNVNLSADCCSEQVQILFSALHSTISEIGDKAVTWQGRNVTGHVAQIWLELLESMLVEAEWTRKKAVPTVDEYMANGFVSFALGPIVLPTLYLVGPKLSEKQVESLEYHNLFRLTSTCGRLLNDMQGFKRESKEGKLNAVTLQMLDGSGTSEKEATERVDGIITRKRRELLKLVLQEKESVVPRTCKDLFWNMSTVLHFFYMDDDGFTSDEKTSAVKALLDQPITLNEL, encoded by the exons ATGGAGGGCATGGCATTCATGTTTAAGTATCATATCTCCATTACTCATTCCAGTAACTCTGGAATTTATTCCA AAGCAGTTCCTATGGACTTTGGAATAAAATCAGTTAAACAATCATCATCATGTGTTGCCATTGCG TTGGCCGAAGGAAGTAAAGAACGAATAAGTGATATGTTTAACAAGGTtgacctctctctttcttcataTGACACTGCTTGGGTGGCTATGGTCCCTTCACCTTGTTCTCCACAAAGCCCCCATTTCCCTAGATCTTTGAGTTGGTTGATGAATAATCAATCATGTGATGGTTCTTGGGGTCTCCCTGATCGGCATCCATTATTAATCAAGGATGCTTTGTTATCGACTTTAGCATGTGTCCTTGCACTTAAGCAGTGGGGAGTTGGTGAAAGACAGACAACCAAAG GCCTTGAATATATCGCTTCGAATTCTGCTTCTGTAACCGATGACAGGCAACATACACCAATTGGATTCAATATTTTACTTTCTGGCATGATTGAGCAGGCTGATTGCCTAAATTTAAACCTTCCCTTGAGACCTGCCGATGTAGATTCTGTGTCTTACAAGAGAAATTTGGAAGTGAAGAG AGTTTTATCAGGGATCAGTGGAAGATACTTGTCTTATGTTGCGGAAGGAATGGGAAGTTCAGCAGACTGGGAAATGATTATGAAGTATCAACGGAAAAATGGGTCGCTATTCAATTCACCATCGACCACAGCTGCTGCTCTAACTCACCTTCAAAATGCCAGTTGTCTACACTACCTTGAATCAGTACTAGAGAAATTTGGTGATGCAG TTCCGACAATCTATCCTTTGGAAATATATGCTCGTCTATGTATGATAGAGAATTTGGAGAGATTGGGCATTGATCGTCATTTCAGGAAGGAAATAATTCACGTATTGGATGACACTTACAG ATGCTGGCTGCAGGGCGAAGAAGAGATATTTCAGGACATTGCCACCACCGCAATGGCATTTAGGATACTGCGATCCCATGGATATGATGTCTCTTCAG ATGCATTAAGTCAATTTGCTGAAGAGGATCATTTTTGCAATACACTTGAAGGATATGTGAAGGATGCTGGCTGTGTCTTGGAATTGTATAGGGCTTCACAGCTGATCATCAATGACGATGACATTATTCTGGATAAAATCAATTCTTGGACCAGTGATTTTCTTAGAAAGGGTTTGCACACTGGTGAAATGCATGCCAATAGACTTAAGAGTTATTTAAGCCAAGAG GTGGATGATGCTCTGAGATTTCCTCTCCATGCAAACCTTGAAAGGGTAGCGAACAGGAGAACTATAGAGCTCTACAACATAGACAGTACGAGAGTTCTAAAATGTGGTTTCCG GTCCTATAATTTTTGCAACAAAGATTTCCTGAATCTGGCAGTGAATGACTTCAACAACTGTCAAGCAATATGCCAAGAAGAACTCAAATATCTGGCAAG ATGGGTCAAAGAGAAAAGGTTAGACAAACTGAAATTTGCCCGACAGAAGCTGGCATATTGTTACTTTTCTGCTGCAGCAACCCTTTCGTCGCCTCTACTATCAGAGGCCCGCATTTCTTGGGCCAAAAATGGTGTCCTCACAACAGTGGTTGATGACTTCTTTGATGTTGGTGGCTCTGCAGAGGAGCTTGAAAATCTTATACAGTTGGTTAAAAA GTGGAATGTTAACTTGAGTGCTGACTGCTGTTCTGAGCAAgttcaaatcctattttcagcACTCCACTCTACTATTTCTGAGATTGGAGACAAAGCAGTGACATGGCAAGGAAGAAACGTGACGGGTCATGTGGCTCAAATT TGGTTAGAATTGCTTGAATCTATGTTGGTGGAGGCTGAGTGGACAAGAAAGAAGGCAGTGCCGACGGTGGATGAATACATGGCAAATGGATTTGTCTCGTTTGCTTTGGGACCTATTGTTCTCCCGACTCTCTACCTTGTTGGTCCTAAACTTTCGGAGAAGCAGGTCGAAAGCCTCGAGTACCACAACTTATTCAGGCTGACGAGCACTTGTGGGCGCCTTCTGAATGATATGCAGGGTTTCAAG AGGGAATCCAAGGAAGGGAAGTTGAATGCGGTGACATTGCAGATGCTTGATGGGAGTGGCACCAGCGAGAAAGAGGCCACGGAGAGGGTCGACGGTATCATCACCCGCAAGAGGAGGGAGCTCTTAAAGTTGGTTTTGCAAGAAAAGGAGAGCGTAGTTCCAAGAACTTGCAAGGATTTATTTTGGAACATGAGCACCGTGTTGCACTTCTTCTACATGGATGATGATGGCTTCACTTCAGATGAAAAGACTAGTGCTGTCAAAGCTCTCCTTGATCAACCGATCACTCTAAATGAACTGTAA